One Deltaproteobacteria bacterium DNA window includes the following coding sequences:
- a CDS encoding rod-binding protein, with protein sequence MNAVSFDPLGPTPEAATRPQPPVVSAADEKDAAAWKVAEGFETLFLHSMLKQMRATTFETEDSIGTSHATRMYQSMFDEKVAEVGGHARQFGIARMLHDHLVRKPAISDFSAIEKTSNFRRYEELLDPTPRVGRITDLMRD encoded by the coding sequence ATGAACGCCGTTTCGTTCGATCCTCTCGGTCCGACTCCGGAAGCCGCGACGCGTCCGCAACCTCCGGTCGTTTCGGCGGCCGATGAGAAGGACGCGGCGGCATGGAAGGTCGCCGAGGGTTTCGAAACGCTCTTTCTCCATTCGATGCTCAAGCAGATGCGCGCGACGACGTTCGAGACCGAGGATTCCATCGGCACATCGCATGCCACGCGGATGTACCAGTCGATGTTCGACGAGAAGGTCGCGGAGGTCGGCGGACACGCGCGGCAGTTTGGAATCGCCCGGATGCTTCACGATCACTTGGTCAGGAAACCGGCGATTTCGGATTTTTCCGCCATCGAAAAAACGTCAAATTTCCGACGATATGAAGAGTTGCTCGATCCGACTCCACGTGTGGGGCGGATCACGGATCTGATGCGCGACTGA
- the csrA gene encoding carbon storage regulator CsrA codes for MLVLTRKVGESITIGDNIRIHIQEVRGNQVKIGIRAPASVAVHREEIYLRIQEENKQAAAVTPDMVSAALARFKTRKVEGASHE; via the coding sequence ATGCTGGTTCTCACGCGCAAGGTCGGCGAATCGATCACGATCGGCGACAACATCCGCATCCACATCCAGGAAGTCCGCGGAAATCAGGTCAAGATCGGCATTCGCGCGCCCGCGAGCGTCGCGGTGCATCGCGAGGAGATCTATCTGCGCATTCAGGAAGAAAACAAACAGGCGGCGGCGGTGACTCCCGACATGGTGAGCGCCGCGCTGGCGCGTTTCAAGACGCGCAAGGTCGAAGGAGCTAGCCATGAGTGA
- a CDS encoding DUF1343 domain-containing protein has protein sequence RGFESFVGLYPVPTRHGMTAGEIARHVRRAHDIDVDLDVIPMEGWTRAMWWDETDLPWIPPSPNMPTLQTAIVYPGGCLIEATSLSEGRGTTTPFELVGAPGIDGAVVANDLRDRHLPGCVLRPVTFEPRFQKHAGVPCGGVFVHVTDRDVFDALRTYTHLIDAVRRRFPESFAWRGEAYEFVRDVPAIDLLSGSSRLRHAIESGGDIDDALRDDFSRRFLVEREADLIYP, from the coding sequence AGCGCGGTTTCGAGTCGTTTGTCGGGCTGTATCCCGTGCCGACGCGCCACGGCATGACCGCAGGCGAGATCGCGCGGCACGTGCGTCGCGCGCACGACATCGACGTAGATCTCGACGTCATCCCGATGGAAGGATGGACGCGCGCGATGTGGTGGGACGAGACCGATCTGCCGTGGATTCCGCCCTCCCCCAACATGCCGACGCTACAGACAGCCATCGTTTATCCGGGCGGATGTCTGATCGAAGCGACGTCCCTCTCCGAGGGGCGCGGCACGACGACGCCGTTCGAACTGGTCGGCGCGCCGGGCATCGATGGCGCGGTCGTGGCAAACGACCTACGCGATCGGCATCTGCCGGGGTGCGTCCTTCGTCCTGTCACGTTCGAGCCGCGTTTTCAGAAACACGCGGGTGTCCCGTGCGGCGGCGTCTTCGTCCACGTGACCGATCGGGACGTGTTCGACGCGCTGCGCACCTACACTCACCTGATCGACGCGGTCCGACGGCGGTTTCCGGAGTCTTTCGCCTGGCGTGGCGAGGCGTATGAATTCGTTCGGGACGTTCCCGCGATCGATCTTCTTTCGGGATCGTCGCGTTTACGTCACGCCATCGAGTCGGGCGGCGATATCGACGACGCGCTTCGCGACGATTTCTCCCGCCGTTTCCTGGTCGAGCGCGAAGCGGATCTCATCTACCCTTGA
- a CDS encoding flagellar assembly protein FliW: protein MSELHNNAPDPTPAPPAPRVRFHTSRFGDIDVEIGRAIKIPGGLLGFPDSARYALLEPDQDSPFWWLQSLDEGDLAFVVTDPMTFFPEYQVDARAEELEARGIVDREDLDVLVILSLRGSIESMTANLQGPILLNSKTRVGRQFVLKDSGYQTRHPLFPEFDEPIAEPAE, encoded by the coding sequence ATGAGTGAACTTCACAACAACGCTCCCGACCCGACGCCCGCTCCTCCCGCTCCGCGAGTCCGCTTTCACACGTCGCGATTCGGCGACATCGACGTCGAGATCGGTCGCGCCATCAAGATCCCCGGTGGGTTGCTCGGCTTTCCCGATTCCGCACGCTACGCGTTGCTGGAACCCGATCAGGATTCACCGTTCTGGTGGCTCCAGTCGCTGGACGAGGGTGACCTCGCGTTCGTGGTGACCGATCCGATGACGTTCTTCCCCGAGTACCAGGTCGATGCACGCGCGGAGGAACTCGAGGCGCGGGGCATCGTCGACCGGGAGGATCTGGACGTGCTGGTCATCCTCTCCCTCCGGGGCAGTATCGAATCGATGACCGCGAATCTTCAGGGACCGATTCTGCTCAACTCGAAAACCCGCGTGGGCCGGCAGTTCGTGCTCAAGGATTCGGGTTACCAGACCCGCCACCCCCTGTTTCCCGAATTCGACGAACCGATCGCCGAGCCCGCCGAGTAG
- the flgM gene encoding flagellar biosynthesis anti-sigma factor FlgM: MKVQGGNHPLNVDPRLTSAAGAANEAAKEVAKADPAATLSVSKSAASLSGVKEELERIPEIRAEKVAQIKAEVDAGRYHRPAADIAEKMITSSLQESLYH; encoded by the coding sequence ATGAAAGTCCAAGGCGGAAATCACCCCCTGAATGTGGATCCCCGACTGACTTCGGCCGCGGGTGCGGCGAACGAAGCGGCGAAGGAAGTCGCCAAGGCCGACCCGGCGGCAACCCTGTCGGTTTCGAAGTCGGCGGCCAGTCTGAGCGGGGTGAAGGAAGAGCTCGAGCGGATTCCGGAGATCCGCGCCGAGAAGGTGGCGCAGATCAAGGCTGAGGTCGATGCGGGCCGTTACCATCGCCCGGCGGCGGACATCGCCGAGAAGATGATCACCAGCTCGCTTCAGGAATCGCTCTACCATTAA
- a CDS encoding flagellar protein FlgN, with the protein MNKLIAATHEILSRQRDVYRDMLAAMRESADAMRAYDTTRVDELNKVVETLALRAKALVEARFIVNRRLAESLGLDPARIGIERVAGLASPTVGAAIRALVDEIQSLVPDISAQNEENRSLAQSSLLAVRGLARLMRQTVEQPVTYGPTAAVRRSGATAGRLQGRL; encoded by the coding sequence ATGAACAAGCTGATTGCGGCCACGCACGAGATTCTCTCGCGGCAGCGCGACGTTTACCGCGACATGCTCGCGGCGATGCGCGAGTCCGCGGACGCCATGCGTGCGTACGACACGACCCGGGTGGACGAACTCAACAAAGTCGTCGAGACGCTCGCGCTGCGCGCCAAAGCGCTCGTCGAGGCGCGTTTCATCGTGAATCGACGTCTGGCCGAATCGCTCGGCCTCGATCCCGCCCGGATCGGCATCGAGCGCGTCGCGGGTCTCGCGTCGCCGACGGTTGGCGCGGCGATCCGCGCGCTGGTCGATGAGATTCAATCTCTCGTGCCCGACATCTCGGCGCAAAACGAAGAGAACCGATCGCTGGCGCAGTCGTCGCTGCTGGCGGTGCGGGGCCTCGCGCGTCTCATGCGCCAGACCGTGGAGCAGCCGGTCACCTATGGCCCGACCGCCGCTGTCCGGCGTTCGGGGGCGACGGCGGGCCGGCTCCAGGGGAGGCTCTAA
- the flgK gene encoding flagellar hook-associated protein FlgK yields MAGISGVLSIASRALWASQMGVEVTSHNIANMNTEGYIRQNLVLAPEVPIQSAGLFLGTGVQVSDISSVQDRYLNYQMFVATSLLGFRNSESDGLTTLQEIFNESDEVGLSVDLGDFFASWQDLSANPENEAPRVGVVGAARVVVNQFHLMNERLRDVQNSANNAVKDYVTQINNLARQIAELNDKVAAIEVSGQSAGDFRATRTQRMKELAELVDFHTFEDSRGQATIILAGGSPLVESNAVGSLELTGNVDGFYDVQFVSAGGQANDITAGISGGKLGGALVTRDTHARNLIDRLDEMAYELVNAVNTQHAVGFGLNGSTGLDFFAPLASSADASRMIEVDALITADSNNIAASASGAPGDNQNAIAVSAIENALIFNGGTWTFQDTFSSIVGEIGVDAQAAIRDVSHQQTMTNQLVNLRESVVGVSLEDEMSNLMKYQFSYQAASRLFTVVDEMLQTLSELR; encoded by the coding sequence ATGGCGGGGATCTCCGGCGTCCTGTCGATCGCCTCGCGCGCGCTCTGGGCGTCCCAAATGGGCGTCGAGGTGACGAGCCACAACATCGCCAACATGAACACCGAGGGGTACATCCGCCAGAACCTCGTGCTCGCGCCCGAGGTGCCGATCCAGTCGGCGGGCCTGTTCCTCGGCACGGGTGTCCAAGTCTCCGACATCAGCTCGGTGCAGGACCGCTATCTCAACTACCAGATGTTCGTGGCCACGTCCCTGTTGGGGTTCCGCAACTCGGAGAGCGACGGCCTCACCACGTTGCAGGAGATCTTCAACGAGAGTGACGAGGTCGGACTGTCAGTCGATCTCGGCGACTTCTTCGCGTCGTGGCAGGACCTGTCGGCGAACCCGGAAAACGAAGCCCCGCGCGTGGGCGTGGTGGGCGCGGCGCGGGTGGTGGTGAACCAGTTTCACCTGATGAACGAGCGCCTGCGCGACGTGCAGAACTCGGCGAACAACGCCGTCAAGGACTACGTGACGCAGATCAACAACCTCGCGCGGCAGATCGCGGAACTCAACGACAAGGTCGCGGCGATTGAAGTCTCCGGCCAGAGCGCGGGCGATTTCCGCGCGACGCGCACCCAACGGATGAAGGAACTGGCGGAGCTGGTCGATTTCCACACCTTCGAGGACAGCCGGGGGCAGGCGACGATCATCCTAGCCGGCGGATCGCCGCTCGTCGAATCGAACGCGGTGGGATCGCTGGAACTCACGGGCAACGTCGACGGGTTCTACGACGTGCAGTTTGTCTCGGCGGGCGGGCAAGCGAACGATATCACCGCGGGCATTTCCGGCGGAAAACTCGGCGGCGCGCTCGTCACTCGCGACACGCATGCGCGAAACCTGATCGACCGGCTCGACGAGATGGCCTACGAGCTCGTGAACGCGGTCAACACGCAGCACGCCGTGGGATTCGGCCTCAACGGATCGACCGGGCTCGATTTCTTTGCGCCCCTGGCGTCGTCGGCGGACGCGTCGCGCATGATCGAGGTCGATGCGCTCATCACCGCCGATTCGAACAATATCGCAGCGTCGGCGTCGGGTGCACCCGGCGACAATCAGAACGCGATCGCCGTCTCCGCCATCGAGAACGCGCTCATCTTCAACGGCGGAACCTGGACGTTTCAGGACACGTTTAGCTCCATCGTCGGCGAGATCGGCGTGGATGCCCAGGCGGCCATTCGCGACGTGAGCCACCAGCAGACCATGACGAACCAACTCGTAAACCTGCGAGAGAGCGTCGTCGGCGTGTCGCTCGAGGACGAGATGTCGAACCTGATGAAATACCAATTCAGCTACCAGGCGGCGTCGCGGCTGTTCACGGTCGTCGACGAAATGCTTCAGACGCTGTCGGAACTGCGTTAA
- a CDS encoding flagellar basal body L-ring protein FlgH yields MREAMKRAIEMTAAIACACLLVAASAGCSSKKPPSASATGYSAVDFRATDARTVSAPARHGSSLWVENNPNNYLFSDHKAKQVNDVITVNILEQSDAKGKADTKTDKTSTIGAGVDGFFGMEQIAARRNPNLKLDTLVGSKVGTKFDGKGETSRSGKLVGTISCIVVDVMPNGNLVIRGERRMKLNDEDYVMVLSGLVRPRDVDAMNSVPSTLVADARIEYVGEGVLADKMKPGWFARAFDKVWPF; encoded by the coding sequence ATGCGCGAAGCGATGAAACGTGCCATCGAAATGACCGCGGCGATCGCGTGCGCGTGCCTGCTCGTCGCGGCGAGCGCGGGCTGCTCGTCGAAGAAGCCGCCCAGCGCGAGCGCGACCGGGTATTCGGCGGTCGATTTTCGCGCGACCGACGCGCGCACCGTGTCCGCCCCGGCGAGGCACGGGTCGTCGTTGTGGGTCGAGAATAATCCGAACAACTACCTGTTCAGCGACCACAAGGCGAAGCAGGTCAACGACGTCATCACCGTCAACATCCTCGAGCAGTCGGACGCCAAGGGAAAAGCCGACACGAAGACCGACAAGACCTCGACCATCGGCGCGGGCGTGGACGGCTTCTTCGGCATGGAGCAGATCGCCGCGCGGCGAAATCCCAACCTGAAGCTCGACACGCTCGTGGGATCGAAAGTCGGCACGAAGTTCGACGGCAAGGGCGAAACGTCGCGCTCGGGCAAGCTCGTCGGCACCATCTCGTGCATCGTCGTCGACGTGATGCCCAACGGAAATCTCGTCATCCGCGGCGAACGGCGGATGAAGCTCAACGACGAGGACTACGTGATGGTGCTGTCCGGCCTCGTCCGCCCGCGCGATGTGGACGCGATGAACTCGGTGCCGTCCACGCTCGTCGCCGACGCGCGCATCGAATACGTCGGTGAGGGCGTGCTGGCCGACAAGATGAAGCCCGGCTGGTTCGCGCGCGCGTTCGACAAAGTCTGGCCTTTCTGA
- a CDS encoding flagellar basal body P-ring protein FlgI yields the protein MARKLTTIGIAMLALAVAADAYAVRIKDVATIEGVRTNKLVGYGLVVGLQKSGDGNSVKFTKASISNMLENMGVTVSPNDVKSGNAASVMVTAELPAFARQGMNIDVSVSSIGDAKSLQGGTLLLTPLKGSDGQIYAVAQGAVSVGGFAAEGAGDSVTKNHPTVGAIPSGAIVERDLPYEFNAQGDLRLSLTTGDFTTVAAAAASINEQIGATVAQPLDARTIRVQVPESYRQNVVALMAQIENIDIVTDRVAKVVVNEKTGTVVMGANVRISTIAISHGNLHVRIRSTQNVSQPAPLSGGRTVVTTQGSVSAVEDPGQLFVVESEPTIGDLVRALNAVGVTPRDLVAILQSIKSAGALEAQLEII from the coding sequence ATGGCGCGAAAACTGACGACGATCGGAATCGCGATGCTCGCCCTGGCGGTGGCCGCCGACGCGTACGCCGTGCGAATCAAGGACGTCGCCACGATCGAGGGCGTGCGTACGAACAAGCTCGTGGGCTACGGCCTCGTCGTCGGCCTGCAAAAAAGCGGCGACGGCAACTCGGTGAAGTTCACCAAGGCGTCCATCTCCAACATGCTCGAAAACATGGGCGTCACCGTTTCGCCGAACGACGTAAAGAGCGGCAACGCGGCATCCGTCATGGTGACCGCGGAACTGCCCGCTTTCGCGCGTCAGGGCATGAACATCGACGTGTCGGTCAGTTCGATCGGCGACGCGAAATCGCTGCAGGGCGGCACATTGCTGCTCACGCCGCTCAAGGGCTCCGACGGCCAGATCTACGCGGTCGCGCAGGGGGCGGTGTCGGTCGGCGGATTCGCGGCCGAGGGTGCCGGTGATTCGGTGACGAAGAATCATCCGACCGTCGGTGCGATTCCGTCCGGCGCGATCGTCGAACGCGATCTGCCGTACGAGTTCAACGCACAGGGCGATCTGCGTCTTTCGCTCACCACCGGCGACTTCACGACCGTCGCCGCCGCCGCCGCGTCGATCAACGAGCAGATCGGCGCGACCGTGGCCCAGCCCCTCGACGCCCGCACCATCCGCGTGCAGGTGCCCGAGTCGTACCGACAAAACGTCGTCGCGTTGATGGCGCAGATCGAGAACATCGACATCGTCACCGACCGCGTCGCCAAGGTGGTCGTCAACGAAAAGACGGGCACCGTCGTCATGGGCGCCAATGTGCGGATTTCGACCATCGCCATCAGCCACGGAAACCTGCACGTGCGCATCCGGTCCACGCAGAACGTCAGCCAGCCGGCGCCGCTCTCCGGCGGTCGCACGGTAGTGACGACGCAGGGCTCGGTGTCCGCGGTCGAGGACCCCGGCCAGCTTTTCGTCGTCGAGTCCGAGCCGACGATCGGCGACCTGGTGCGAGCGCTCAACGCGGTCGGCGTCACGCCGCGCGATCTGGTGGCGATTCTTCAGTCGATCAAGTCGGCGGGCGCGCTCGAGGCGCAGTTGGAGATCATCTGA
- the flgL gene encoding flagellar hook-associated protein FlgL, which yields MRVTTAQLFANASINVNQNRERYMNAQEALITNKKVNRPSDDPVGAARITGTRNQIGRFEQFQRNVGYARNFATLMESALSSVADDLTRARELATDINGGTAATTDFQAAAAEIAGIFQSVLKSANARDDRRYIFAGYETLTPPFDGVGAYSGGTGQSIDIEVTSANFVTINRGGDEVFKGPIDVFQVLTDLEAAIAAGDQTQISALIPQVEDAIEQVVGARSAIGAVTSAIDRAENANSEMNELMNKILSDAEDVDIAKATADFALMEQVYQATLLVSNRVVQQNLLDYF from the coding sequence ATGCGCGTCACCACCGCCCAACTTTTCGCCAACGCCTCGATCAACGTGAATCAGAACCGCGAGCGCTACATGAACGCGCAGGAGGCGTTGATCACGAACAAGAAGGTGAATCGCCCGTCCGACGATCCCGTCGGCGCGGCGCGGATCACCGGGACGCGCAACCAGATCGGACGCTTCGAGCAGTTCCAGCGCAACGTCGGCTATGCGCGCAACTTTGCGACGCTGATGGAAAGCGCCCTCTCGTCGGTGGCGGACGACCTGACCCGCGCGCGCGAACTGGCGACGGACATCAACGGCGGAACGGCCGCGACGACCGACTTTCAGGCCGCCGCCGCGGAGATCGCGGGGATTTTCCAGAGCGTGCTCAAGAGCGCCAACGCGCGGGACGACCGGCGCTACATCTTCGCCGGATACGAGACCCTCACGCCGCCCTTCGACGGCGTCGGCGCATACTCGGGCGGCACGGGCCAGAGCATCGACATCGAGGTGACGTCAGCCAACTTCGTGACGATCAACCGGGGCGGCGACGAGGTCTTCAAGGGACCGATCGACGTCTTTCAGGTGCTCACCGATCTGGAAGCCGCCATCGCGGCGGGCGATCAGACGCAGATCTCGGCGCTCATTCCGCAGGTCGAAGACGCCATCGAGCAGGTGGTCGGCGCCAGATCGGCGATCGGCGCGGTCACGAGTGCCATCGACCGGGCCGAGAACGCGAACTCGGAGATGAACGAGCTGATGAACAAGATCCTGTCGGACGCCGAGGACGTGGACATCGCCAAGGCGACTGCCGACTTCGCCCTGATGGAGCAAGTCTATCAGGCCACGCTGCTCGTCTCGAACCGCGTTGTTCAACAGAACCTGCTGGACTACTTCTGA